In a single window of the Tepidibacillus fermentans genome:
- a CDS encoding metallophosphoesterase codes for MNFRIPLEHGIDFVGDVHACYDELIEGMERLGYQKQVDGTYVHPNQRKILFLGDMMSRGPYSLRVMRLVMDLVKNNLAYAIDGNHNWKIARYLMGRNVKMAHGDERFVEELKLYEKENGKQKTEAFKEEMKEFLLSLPSHYIITDKGKDVAVAVHAGIRDQDIGKDSPAIRSFTRYGDTAGLDEKGKPIRRDWTIHHHNDLLIIWGHDPSPSAKVINNTINLDQGCVFGGRLTFLRYPEMEIVQVDAKENYANDQEHPISKHFGRV; via the coding sequence ATGAATTTTCGAATTCCATTAGAGCATGGCATTGATTTTGTAGGAGATGTACATGCTTGTTATGACGAACTAATAGAAGGAATGGAACGATTAGGTTACCAAAAACAAGTGGATGGAACCTATGTTCACCCTAACCAAAGAAAAATTTTATTTTTAGGGGATATGATGAGTCGTGGGCCATATTCATTAAGAGTAATGCGGTTGGTTATGGATTTGGTGAAAAACAACCTAGCTTATGCGATTGATGGCAATCATAATTGGAAAATTGCCCGTTATTTAATGGGGAGAAATGTCAAAATGGCACATGGTGATGAACGATTCGTTGAAGAACTGAAACTGTATGAAAAAGAAAATGGCAAACAAAAAACAGAAGCGTTCAAAGAAGAAATGAAAGAATTCTTGTTGTCTTTGCCCTCTCATTACATCATTACAGATAAAGGAAAGGATGTAGCAGTTGCCGTTCATGCGGGGATTCGTGATCAAGACATTGGTAAGGATTCTCCTGCAATTCGTTCGTTTACCCGTTATGGAGATACAGCAGGTCTTGATGAAAAAGGAAAGCCAATTCGCAGAGACTGGACGATTCATCATCATAATGACCTTTTGATTATTTGGGGACATGATCCCAGCCCTTCGGCAAAAGTCATCAATAATACGATTAACCTTGATCAAGGATGCGTCTTTGGTGGACGATTAACATTTCTTCGTTATCCCGAAATGGAGATTGTCCAAGTTGATGCGAAAGAGAATTATGCCAATGAT